A segment of the Candidatus Aminicenantes bacterium genome:
GACGATGATGAAGCCGCCGACGGCGGTGAGAACGCTGGTCAGGATCATGATCCCTCCTATGGATAAACCCTTCTTCGGATATTGTAGTCCCGCGCCCGGCCCGAGTGCAATGGCCCGACCGGGGTCAGAGCTTGGTGAGCTGCTTGGCGGCCAGGGCGGCGGTCGAGAAGGCCGCCTGAAGATTGTATCCGCCGGTGTCGCCGTCGATATCCAGGACCTCCCCGGCGAAGAAAAGGCCGGGGACAAGCCGCGATTCCATGGTCTTGGGATTGACCTCCGCCAGAGCGACCCCGCCGCGGGTGACCATGGCCTCGTGGGCGGCGCCCAGTCGGCTCACGACCAACGGCCACGCGGTCAGCCGCTTGATGAGCGCGGCGCGGCCGGGCTTGGACAGATGGGCGCCGGTCAAGTCGGGATCCAAGCCCGCTTCGGTTAAAAGCTTTTTGACGAATCGCTCCGGCAGATCGAAGGCCGCCAGGGCCGTCGCGATCAGCCGCTGGCCGGCCGCGGCGATCTGCCCGAGAAGGCCCTCTTCGACGGCCTCGAGAGTGAGGCTCGGGACGAACGCGATCTCCAGCGTGTCGCCCGCTTTGAGGAACCGGGAGAAATCGAGGATGCCTGGGCCCGAGAGGCCCGTGTGCGTGAACAGTAGATCCCCGGTGTGCCGCCTGACCCTGCGACCGTCGCGGACGAGCGAGATGGTTCGATCGGGGAACGAAATCCCGGCCAGATCGGCGAAGGGATAATCTTTAATCTGCACGCCGCATAGGGCCGGCGCTGTTTCGGTTACCTGATGCCCAAGCTCGCGGGCAAACTTCAATCCATCGCCCGTCGAGCCGGTGCCGGGGTAGGTGATCCCACCCGTGGCGATGACGGCCCGTTTGGCCGGGTAGGTCGCTTGAGTCGTTCGAATCTGGAACAACCCGTCCGCGAAGGAGAGGCCCAGCACCGGGCTCCCGCCGCGGATTTTGACCTTGGCGTCCGCGCAGGCCGCGAGCAGGATATCCAGGACGTCGGATGCCTTCCGCGATTTGGGAAACACCTTGCCGTCGGGCTCCTTGGCCATCGCCACTCCGCGCTTTTCGAAGAACGAGATCAAATCCCTATTCCCGAAGCTCATCAGGGCCGGCTTGAGGAACGCGCCGTTGTCCCCGTAATGGGAGAAAAACTCTTTGATGTCTCCGGCCTGGGTGAGGTTGCATTGGCCGGAACCGGCGAGCAGCAGCTTGCGGCCGGGCGCAGGCTTCTTTTCCAGGACCAGAATCCGCCTCCCGTCTCCGGCCGCCCGCAGGGCGTAAAACAGCCCGGCCGGGCCGCCCCCGATCACCGCCGCCGCGTATGCTTCCATTGTTTTTCGCAGTCCCTATCCTACCATGAAGGGCGGCCGGCCGCCTCTCGATCCCCCGGCGGCCGTGTGGTAGAATCCGGATCGATCATCCTGAAGGGAGAGGCCATGACCTCCAAGGAACGACTGCTCGCCGCCTTGAACCGGGAAAAGCCCGACCGCTTGCCCGTGACAGTCCACCAATGGCAGCAGTTCCATCTCGATACGTACATGGGCGGGATGGACGACTTGGCCGCCAATCGGGCAGTCGGGTTCGACGCCCAGATCCAGTACTTCGAGAGCATGGACCAGTTCTGGCTGACCGACGCCGACTTCACCAAATTCAAGTCGGCCGAATGGCGGGACGAGGCGGTCGTCATCTCGTCCGATCCCGATCATCGCGTCGTCCACCATGCCATCACGACGCCGCGCGGGACGCTGACCTACAAGACCGAGGGCGACCGCAAGACGACTTGGATCACCGAGTACCTGATCAAGCGCGACGAGGACATCAACCTCATTCGCGATTTCATGCCCGTCCCGCGCTTGAATCCCGAGCCGGTGGGCCGCCGCTATGATCAAGTCGGCGATCACGGCATCCTGCGCGGCTTTGTTTGGGGCGACCAGGCCGGCTGCTGGCAGCATGCCGCCTGCCTGATGGACATCAGCGCCCTGATCATGACCGCTATCGACAAGCCCGACTGGGTCCACGCCCTGCTCAAGATTCTGCTCGAAAAGAAGCTCCGCTTCATCGAGTCGATGCGCGGGGCCCGCTTCGATCTGATCGAGACGGGCGGAGGCTCGGCCTCCTCGACCCTGATCTCGCCCCGGATGCACGAGGCATTCTGCCTGCCCTACGACCGGCCCATGCACGATGCCTTGCACGAGATGGGCTTTAAAGTCGTCTATCACACCTGCGGCGGCACCTTCGGGATCGAGGATCTGATCGTCCGCAACGGGGCCGACGCCTCGGAGACGCTGGCCCCGGTCTCGATCGGCGGCAATCAAGAGCCCTGGGAATTTAAGCGCAAGCTTCGCGGGCGGCTGGCCATGATCGGCGGCGTCGACCAGCACAACACCCTGACCACGGGGACGGCCGAGGAAATCCGCAAGGCCGTCCGGAAGCTGTTCGAGACCGTGGGAGATGAGGGCGGATATATCTGCTCCGCCTCGGACCATTTCTTCGAGACGCCGGTCGAGAATCTGAAAGCGTTCGCGGCGGCGGCCCACGAGTGCGTTTATTGAGGCCGGATGTGCGTGTGATCTCCGGAGGGTCCTCGAAAAAGGGTCGGTCATGACGACGAGACGGACGTTCATAAGAGAGGCGGGCTGCGGCCTGGCGGGTCTTGCCGCTTCCGGGATATGGTCCCGGCTGAATGCCGTTCCCGAAAGGCAGCGCCCCAACATCGTCCTCTTTCTTGTGGACGATATGGGTTGGCAGGACACTTCGGAGCCGTTCTTCCGCGAGCGGACCCCTTTCAACAAGCTCTACCGGACGCCCAACATGGAACGGCTGGCCCGCCAGGGCGTTAAGTTCACCCAAGCCTATGCCTGCTGCGTCTGTTCGCCGACTCGAATCAGCCTGATGACCGGAATGAACGCCGCCCGCCACCGGGTCACCAACTGGACCTTGCGCCGCAACATCAGCACCGACGAGCCACACGAAACCCTGCTTTTCCCCGAATGGAACGTCAACGGCATGTGCCCCACGCAGGGGGTGGAGCGGACGGCTTTGGCGACGCCGCTCCCGGCGCTCCTGCACCGGGGGGGATACTACACCATCCACTGCGGCAAGGCCCATTTTGGGGCCATCGGCACCCCGGCCGCCGACCCGCGAACACTCGGCTTCGACGTCAACATCGCCGGGCACGCGGCGGGCGGACCGGGCAGCCACCAGGGCGAGCACGACTACTCGGCCGCCTGGCGAAACGGCGACAAGGTCTGGGATGTCCCCGGGCTGGAGGCCTATCACGGCACCGATACTGGGCTGGCCGAGGCCCTGACGCGCGAAGCGCTCAAGGCCCTGCGCAAGCCCTTGGACGAGCAGAAGCCTTTCTTTCTCTATATGTCCCATTACGCCGTCCACGCGCCGATCGAAGAGGACGCGCGCTTCGCGGCCCGCTACAAGGCGATGGGTTTGGACCCGATCGAAGCCCGCTACGCCAGCATGATCGAGGGCATGGACAAGAGCCTGGGCGACATCATGGCCTTCCTGGAGGCCCACGGAATCGCCGACAAAACGGTTGTTCTCTTCATGTCGGACAACGGCGGCTTGAGCGCCACGGGCCGCGGCGGTGAGCCGAACACCCACAACAAGCCGCTTTCGAGCGGCAAGGGCTCGGCCCGCGAGGGCGGCGTGCGCGAGCCGATGATCGTGCGATGGCCGGGTGTGGTCAAGCCGGACACGGTCAACCCGGCCCCGCTCATCATCGAGGACTTCTTCCCGACCCTGCTCGAGATCGCCGGCATCGACTATGCGCCGACGGTCCAGACCATCGACGGCCTCAGCTTCGCGCCGCTCTTGCGCGGGGCCAAGCCGGTCGATACCGGGCGGCCGCTCGTCTGGCATTTCCCCAACAACTGGGGGCAGAAGGGACCGGGCATCGGCGCCCACAGCGCCATCCGGCGCGGGGATTGGAAGCTCATCTATTACCACGCCGACCGGCGCTTCGAGCTCTTCAACCTGGCCGAGGACATCGGCGAGGCGGACAACCGGATCGACCGGGACGGGAGTGTCGCCGACGCCTTGGCGGCGCTGCTGACCGAGCGCTTGAAAGCCATGAGCGCCCAGATGCCGATCGACAAGCGGACGGGCCGACAGGTGGAGTGGCCCGACGAGGCTCGCAAGAGTGGGCCGTCGGCGCGGACTAGAGGGTAGGGGAGAGCACGCAAAATGACGAGACGGACGACCGCGATTCTGTTGTTGGCCGTCGTCGGGCTTTTGGCCGC
Coding sequences within it:
- a CDS encoding NAD(P)/FAD-dependent oxidoreductase — encoded protein: MEAYAAAVIGGGPAGLFYALRAAGDGRRILVLEKKPAPGRKLLLAGSGQCNLTQAGDIKEFFSHYGDNGAFLKPALMSFGNRDLISFFEKRGVAMAKEPDGKVFPKSRKASDVLDILLAACADAKVKIRGGSPVLGLSFADGLFQIRTTQATYPAKRAVIATGGITYPGTGSTGDGLKFARELGHQVTETAPALCGVQIKDYPFADLAGISFPDRTISLVRDGRRVRRHTGDLLFTHTGLSGPGILDFSRFLKAGDTLEIAFVPSLTLEAVEEGLLGQIAAAGQRLIATALAAFDLPERFVKKLLTEAGLDPDLTGAHLSKPGRAALIKRLTAWPLVVSRLGAAHEAMVTRGGVALAEVNPKTMESRLVPGLFFAGEVLDIDGDTGGYNLQAAFSTAALAAKQLTKL
- a CDS encoding sulfatase, coding for MTTRRTFIREAGCGLAGLAASGIWSRLNAVPERQRPNIVLFLVDDMGWQDTSEPFFRERTPFNKLYRTPNMERLARQGVKFTQAYACCVCSPTRISLMTGMNAARHRVTNWTLRRNISTDEPHETLLFPEWNVNGMCPTQGVERTALATPLPALLHRGGYYTIHCGKAHFGAIGTPAADPRTLGFDVNIAGHAAGGPGSHQGEHDYSAAWRNGDKVWDVPGLEAYHGTDTGLAEALTREALKALRKPLDEQKPFFLYMSHYAVHAPIEEDARFAARYKAMGLDPIEARYASMIEGMDKSLGDIMAFLEAHGIADKTVVLFMSDNGGLSATGRGGEPNTHNKPLSSGKGSAREGGVREPMIVRWPGVVKPDTVNPAPLIIEDFFPTLLEIAGIDYAPTVQTIDGLSFAPLLRGAKPVDTGRPLVWHFPNNWGQKGPGIGAHSAIRRGDWKLIYYHADRRFELFNLAEDIGEADNRIDRDGSVADALAALLTERLKAMSAQMPIDKRTGRQVEWPDEARKSGPSARTRG